From one Lotus japonicus ecotype B-129 chromosome 3, LjGifu_v1.2 genomic stretch:
- the LOC130742812 gene encoding uncharacterized protein LOC130742812, with amino-acid sequence MAALKLLLSPARRHYLTKHTTSHFHSPISLTSHRSLSSSSESDPPPPRPFEPIPIQPVSYPVKPKDTPSPPPPDSLRQPPPPTQLSGEAPEPQQRALTREDIRYVKDGPSITPVSYPMRVAPLPEDMVPGQKNDEMEMERRRIEAEDQLRARMVRAVEDEKMKVPFPLLIRPKQKEKPPVLDLMEAIRQVKANAKAKFDETIEAHIRLGIESKRTELAVRGTVILPHGAPKAVSVAVFAEGAEAEEARAAGADIVGGKELIEEIASGNNKLKVDKCFSTPGMAPHLGKIAQYLRKRRLMPDKKLGTLTNDISGQLKELRQGRLEFKMESKSILHAGVGKVSYKDESLRENIGAFMNAVLLAKPAGLKKTSKYAGYVLSVHICSTMGPGFPVSIQSLSKAADNYKKMHVV; translated from the exons ATGGCGGCACTGAAGCTTCTCCTCTCTCCAGCTCGCCGCCACTACCTCACCAAACACACTACTTCACATTTCCACTCTCCCATTTCCCTCACCTCTCACAGATccctttcttcctcctccgaatcTGACCCTCCTCCACCCCGACCCTTCGAACCCATCCCAATCCAACCCGTTTCATACCCCGTCAAACCCAAAGACACCCCCTCTCCTCCCCCTCCCGACTCCCTCCGCCAGCCTCCGCCGCCGACACAGCTTTCCGGGGAGGCCCCGGAGCCGCAGCAGCGGGCATTGACGCGCGAGGATATTCGCTACGTGAAGGATGGGCCGTCGATAACGCCGGTGTCGTACCCAATGCGGGTGGCGCCGCTCCCCGAGGATATGGTCCCGGGGCAGAAGAATGatgagatggagatggagaggaggaggattgaGGCGGAGGATCAGTTGAGGGCGAGAATGGTCAGAGCTGTGGAAGATGAAAAGATGAAGGTTCCTTTTCCGTTATTGATTAGGCCTAAGCAGAAGGAGAAGCCCCCTGTTCTTGATTTGATGGAGGCCATTCGCCAAGTTAAG GCCAATGCCAAGGCGAAGTTTGATGAAACTATTGAAGCACATATAAGATTGGGTATTGAGTCAAAGCGAACCGAACtg GCAGTTCGTGGTACTGTGATTCTGCCTCATGGTGCTCCTAAG GCCGTCAGTGTGGCTGTTTTTGCAGAAGgggcagaagcagaagaagctaGAGCTGCAGGAGCTGATATAGTTGGTGGCAAAGAGCTTATTGAGGAGATTGCCA GTGGTAATAATAAGCTCAAAGTTGACAAGTGTTTTTCAACTCCTGGAATGGCACCTCATCTTGGAAAG ATAGCACAGTATCTAAGAAAGCGCAGATTGATGCCAGACAAGAAA CTAGGTACTCTGACCAATGATATTTCTGGGCAGTTGAAAGAGCTAAGACAGGGTCGTCTTGAGTTTAAAATGGAAAGTAAATCAATTTTGCATGCCGGAGTTGGAAAG GTAAGCTACAAAGATGAGTCTTTACGAGAGAATATTGGTGCATTTATGAATGCTGTGCTCCTTGCAAAGCCTGCTGGCTTAAAGAAGA CTTCCAAATATGCTGGGTATGTGCTGTCTGTCCATATATGCAGCACG ATGGGCCCAGGATTTCCTGTATCAATACAGTCGTTATCGAAAGCAGCAGATAACTACAAGAAAATGCATGTGGTATGA